From a single Streptomyces misionensis genomic region:
- a CDS encoding type ISP restriction/modification enzyme — translation MPSVPYDDDAPLLADLMPWSVAPLRPGRAWPTAPDPDSLKARWDALLKAGLPDREALFEPTRARTLHSAVPQLPGRAAGTRRLARAEGPCAEPVRVLAGPFDEQWLIPDHRLLDAARPELWRVADAHQVFAVTTPDERHPVLAASLLPTLRTGRVHPLYRRPGGAEPNLAPGLLDLLSDRLGLRVAPLDLLAWVLATVRSGHTVPLTDDPRLWSSGVELGRRTLWLMRRDGERPKLPGGRRPYVRAPLPPRPRTLRYDPEEETLHLDEGRVSPVPAAAWEYELNGSRVLEAWFAARTASAAPGTLAAIGPATWPQPWTSELLELITVLALLAELRPLRAESGPSAITAADLRRAGVLPPPRAARLPASVLDLPEEGPEGQFALL, via the coding sequence ATGCCCAGCGTGCCGTACGACGACGACGCTCCGCTGCTGGCGGACCTCATGCCGTGGTCCGTCGCACCGCTGCGGCCGGGCCGCGCCTGGCCGACGGCGCCCGACCCCGACTCCCTGAAGGCCCGCTGGGACGCGCTGCTGAAGGCCGGACTCCCGGACCGCGAGGCGCTGTTCGAGCCGACCAGGGCCCGCACCCTGCACTCGGCCGTGCCCCAGTTGCCCGGCCGGGCCGCCGGCACCCGGCGCCTGGCCCGCGCGGAGGGCCCCTGCGCGGAGCCGGTACGGGTCCTCGCGGGCCCCTTCGACGAGCAGTGGCTGATCCCGGACCACCGGCTGCTGGACGCGGCCCGCCCGGAGCTGTGGCGCGTGGCGGACGCCCACCAGGTCTTCGCCGTGACGACCCCCGACGAGCGGCACCCGGTCCTGGCGGCCTCCCTCCTGCCCACCCTGCGCACCGGCCGCGTCCACCCCCTGTACCGCCGCCCCGGGGGCGCGGAACCCAACCTGGCCCCCGGCCTGCTGGACCTCCTGTCGGACCGCCTGGGCCTGCGGGTCGCCCCGCTCGACCTCCTGGCCTGGGTTCTCGCCACCGTCCGCTCCGGGCACACGGTCCCCCTGACCGACGATCCGCGGCTCTGGTCGTCCGGTGTGGAGCTGGGCCGGCGCACGCTCTGGCTGATGCGCCGCGACGGCGAGCGCCCCAAGCTGCCCGGCGGCCGCCGCCCCTACGTCCGCGCGCCCCTGCCGCCGCGCCCCCGGACCCTGCGCTACGACCCCGAGGAGGAGACCCTCCACCTGGACGAGGGCCGCGTCTCCCCCGTCCCCGCGGCGGCCTGGGAGTACGAGCTGAACGGCAGCCGCGTCCTGGAAGCGTGGTTCGCCGCGCGCACGGCTTCGGCCGCCCCCGGCACACTGGCGGCGATCGGCCCGGCGACATGGCCCCAGCCGTGGACCTCGGAGCTGCTGGAGCTGATCACGGTGCTGGCGCTGCTGGCCGAACTGCGCCCGCTCAGAGCCGAGTCGGGGCCGTCCGCGATCACGGCGGCGGACCTGCGCCGGGCGGGCGTCCTGCCGCCGCCGCGGGCCGCCCGCCTGCCCGCCTCGGTGCTGGATCTCCCCGAGGAGGGCCCGGAAGGGCAGTTCGCCCTGCTGTAG
- a CDS encoding TetR/AcrR family transcriptional regulator C-terminal domain-containing protein: MAVRGAVPEVIWARPERTGRGPKPAYTRDDIAAAAVRIADARGLDAVSMRHVAAELGCGTMSLYNYVPRKEDLYELMADAAAAEHVLWEPCGDWRADLMRVARQTRALMHRHPWLPRLMSPVYGFSPHTLRYLEHCLACLEPLAASYGTKLELIAMVNGVVTTYVRNELDSAQRVRALPWSEEEETAVRGAYLARQVASGAYPRMAAAFAEASGPVDLEAVFERALARILDAYEPR, translated from the coding sequence ATGGCAGTCCGAGGGGCCGTTCCCGAGGTGATCTGGGCGCGCCCCGAGCGCACCGGGCGGGGGCCGAAGCCGGCGTACACCCGCGACGACATCGCGGCGGCGGCCGTCCGCATCGCCGACGCGCGGGGGCTCGACGCGGTGTCCATGCGGCACGTCGCGGCCGAGCTGGGATGCGGCACGATGTCGCTGTACAACTACGTCCCCCGCAAGGAGGACCTGTACGAGCTGATGGCCGACGCGGCCGCCGCCGAGCACGTCCTGTGGGAGCCGTGCGGCGACTGGCGGGCGGATCTGATGCGGGTGGCGCGCCAGACGCGGGCGCTGATGCACCGGCACCCGTGGCTGCCGCGCCTGATGTCACCGGTCTACGGGTTCAGCCCGCACACCCTGCGCTACCTGGAGCACTGCCTGGCCTGTCTGGAACCCCTGGCGGCCTCCTACGGGACCAAGCTGGAGCTCATCGCCATGGTCAACGGCGTGGTGACGACGTACGTGCGCAACGAACTGGACAGCGCGCAGCGGGTGCGGGCGCTGCCGTGGTCGGAGGAGGAGGAGACCGCGGTGCGGGGGGCCTACCTGGCCCGGCAGGTCGCGTCCGGGGCGTACCCGAGGATGGCGGCGGCGTTCGCGGAGGCCTCGGGGCCGGTGGATCTGGAGGCGGTCTTCGAGCGGGCGCTCGCACGCATCCTGGACGCGTACGAGCCGCGTTAG
- a CDS encoding ATP-binding cassette domain-containing protein, giving the protein MPTTYAVLSEGLEKRFGAVTALRGLDLAVARGTVCGLLGPNGAGKTTAVRLLTTLLRPDAGSARIAGHDLVREAAEVRRRIAVTGQYASVDGDLTGRENLRLFARLHRVRGPAARADELLERFGLTEAANRRSATYSGGMRRRLDLAASLIGRPEVLFLDEPTTGLDPAGRAGIWQAVRELAAQGTTVLLTTQYLEEADQLADEIALMDRGRIAHTGSPAELKARIGSFAEAVVADRAALDRAAAVLDRLTGREPVFDHARGCVGALTTDPTLTLPRLVRELDAAGVPLLDASLRPPTLDDVFLRLTGAAAETEERAA; this is encoded by the coding sequence ATGCCAACTACGTACGCTGTACTTAGTGAAGGTCTGGAGAAGCGCTTCGGCGCGGTGACCGCCCTGCGCGGCCTCGATCTGGCGGTGGCCCGGGGCACCGTCTGCGGGCTGCTGGGCCCGAACGGCGCCGGAAAGACCACCGCGGTGCGCCTGCTGACCACCCTGCTGCGACCGGACGCCGGGTCGGCGCGGATCGCGGGGCACGACCTGGTCCGCGAGGCCGCCGAGGTGCGTCGCCGGATCGCGGTCACCGGGCAGTACGCCTCGGTCGACGGCGATCTGACCGGCCGGGAGAACCTGCGCCTGTTCGCCCGGTTGCACCGGGTGCGCGGTCCGGCCGCGCGCGCCGACGAACTGCTGGAGCGCTTCGGGCTCACCGAGGCCGCGAACCGCAGGTCCGCCACCTACTCGGGCGGCATGCGCCGCCGCCTCGATCTCGCCGCGAGCCTGATCGGCCGCCCCGAGGTGCTCTTCCTGGACGAGCCGACCACCGGCCTCGACCCGGCCGGCCGCGCCGGCATCTGGCAGGCGGTGCGCGAACTCGCGGCACAGGGCACGACGGTGCTGCTGACCACCCAGTACCTGGAGGAGGCCGACCAGCTCGCCGACGAGATCGCCCTGATGGACCGTGGAAGGATCGCGCACACCGGTTCGCCCGCCGAACTCAAGGCGCGGATCGGCTCGTTCGCCGAGGCCGTGGTCGCCGACCGGGCCGCCCTGGACCGGGCGGCCGCCGTGCTGGACCGGCTCACCGGCCGCGAGCCGGTGTTCGACCACGCGCGCGGCTGCGTGGGCGCCCTCACCACCGACCCGACGCTCACCCTGCCCCGCCTGGTGCGCGAACTCGACGCGGCGGGCGTGCCGCTGCTCGACGCGAGTCTGCGCCCGCCCACCCTGGACGATGTGTTCCTGCGGCTGACCGGAGCGGCCGCCGAGACCGAGGAGCGTGCCGCGTGA
- a CDS encoding ABC transporter permease — MSALAYDGLAMAGRQLRRVRNSPGLAVLTQMMPVNMLLFFGYVFGSAIAMPGREYRAFLVPGLLVATAAGGLMTGMFQAAADTHRGVTDRFRSLPVSRAAVPLGQAVADLVVTAVGTVPLLLVGLAVGWRIEGSALAAAGAVGLLLLFRFACTCAGIFLGLLSRSEDAAGQLGASSFVLPLLSDAYIPTDHLPGWLRTLAEWNPISAVTTALRDLFGNAPVPPGAAWPVAHPVAGSLAWSLLLIAVFLPAAVRRYGRGE, encoded by the coding sequence GTGAGCGCGTTGGCGTACGACGGACTGGCCATGGCGGGACGGCAGCTGCGCCGGGTGCGCAACAGCCCGGGCCTCGCCGTGCTGACCCAGATGATGCCGGTCAACATGCTGCTGTTCTTCGGCTACGTCTTCGGCAGCGCGATCGCGATGCCCGGCCGCGAGTACCGCGCCTTCCTGGTGCCGGGGTTGCTGGTCGCGACCGCGGCGGGCGGCTTGATGACCGGCATGTTCCAGGCCGCCGCGGACACCCACCGGGGCGTGACGGACCGCTTCCGGTCGCTGCCGGTGAGCCGGGCCGCGGTACCGCTCGGACAGGCGGTCGCGGACCTCGTGGTGACGGCCGTCGGAACGGTGCCGCTGCTGCTGGTGGGGCTCGCCGTGGGCTGGCGGATCGAGGGGTCGGCGCTCGCCGCGGCCGGCGCGGTCGGGCTGCTGCTGCTCTTCCGGTTCGCCTGCACCTGCGCCGGGATCTTCCTGGGACTGCTCAGCCGCAGCGAGGACGCGGCCGGACAGCTCGGCGCCTCCTCCTTCGTGCTGCCGCTGCTGTCCGACGCGTACATCCCGACGGACCACCTGCCCGGCTGGCTGCGGACGCTCGCCGAGTGGAACCCGATCAGCGCGGTGACCACCGCCCTGCGGGACCTGTTCGGCAACGCGCCCGTGCCGCCCGGCGCCGCCTGGCCGGTGGCCCACCCGGTCGCCGGGTCGCTCGCCTGGAGCCTCCTGCTGATCGCGGTGTTCCTGCCGGCCGCGGTGCGCCGGTACGGCCGCGGCGAGTGA
- a CDS encoding CaiB/BaiF CoA transferase family protein: MDQQPLPLEGITVVTVEQAVAAPFATRQLADLGARVIKVERVDGGDFARGYDTAARGLASHFVWCNRGKESLALGLKDPRGLAVVRRLVADADVFVQNLAHGAAARLGLDAATLCAAHPRLVAVDISGYGPSGPYADKRAYDMLVQCEAGLVSVTGTPERPVKAGIPAADIAAGMYAFSGVLAALVRRGVTGRGGPVEVSMLEALAEWLGHPLHHTMHGGEPPARTGLAHAVIAPYDAYATADGGRVLLSVQNDREWRRLAEQVLERPELGTDPMFATNAARVAHRTETDGLVARALGALGADEAVARLEKAGIACARLRDLRELAEHPQLAARERWRQVGSPVGPLRALLPPVTLPGGKEARMGDVPALGQHTGALLRAVGMTDDEIAALRRDGVAA; the protein is encoded by the coding sequence ATGGACCAGCAGCCGCTGCCCTTGGAGGGCATCACCGTCGTCACCGTGGAACAGGCCGTGGCCGCGCCCTTCGCGACCCGGCAGCTCGCCGACCTGGGGGCGCGGGTCATCAAGGTGGAGCGGGTGGACGGGGGCGACTTCGCGCGGGGCTACGACACGGCGGCGCGCGGGCTCGCCTCGCACTTCGTGTGGTGCAACCGCGGCAAGGAGTCCCTCGCCCTCGGCCTGAAGGACCCGCGCGGCCTCGCGGTGGTACGGCGGCTGGTCGCGGACGCGGACGTGTTCGTGCAGAACCTGGCGCACGGCGCGGCGGCCCGGCTGGGGCTGGACGCGGCCACGCTGTGCGCCGCCCACCCGCGGCTGGTCGCCGTGGACATCTCGGGCTACGGCCCCTCGGGGCCGTACGCGGACAAGCGGGCCTACGACATGCTGGTGCAGTGCGAGGCGGGTCTGGTGTCGGTGACCGGGACGCCGGAGCGGCCGGTGAAGGCGGGGATCCCGGCGGCGGACATCGCGGCGGGCATGTACGCGTTCTCGGGGGTGCTGGCGGCGCTGGTGCGGCGGGGTGTGACCGGGCGCGGCGGGCCGGTGGAGGTGTCCATGCTGGAGGCGCTGGCCGAGTGGCTGGGGCATCCGCTGCACCACACGATGCACGGCGGTGAGCCCCCGGCGCGCACCGGGCTCGCGCACGCGGTGATCGCCCCGTACGACGCCTATGCCACGGCGGACGGCGGCCGGGTGCTGCTGTCGGTGCAGAACGACCGGGAGTGGCGCCGGCTGGCCGAACAGGTGCTGGAGCGGCCCGAGTTGGGCACCGATCCGATGTTCGCGACGAACGCCGCGCGGGTCGCGCACCGGACGGAGACGGACGGCCTGGTGGCGCGGGCGCTGGGCGCGCTGGGCGCGGACGAGGCCGTCGCGCGGCTGGAGAAGGCGGGCATCGCCTGTGCGCGGCTGCGGGATCTGCGCGAGCTGGCGGAGCATCCGCAGCTGGCGGCCCGTGAGCGGTGGCGTCAGGTGGGTTCGCCGGTGGGGCCGTTGCGGGCGCTGCTGCCTCCGGTCACGCTGCCGGGCGGGAAGGAGGCTCGGATGGGCGACGTGCCCGCGCTCGGACAGCACACCGGGGCGCTGCTGCGTGCCGTGGGGATGACGGACGACGAGATCGCAGCGTTGCGCCGGGACGGTGTGGCGGCCTGA
- a CDS encoding SGNH/GDSL hydrolase family protein — protein sequence MRRSRLAGLVAPLLLALGLGFTQAASAQAASNSGGYVALGDSYASGVGAGSYISSSGDCDRSTNAAAYLWNAAHKPASFAFNACSGATTDDVLANQLGSLNSSTSLVSISIGGNDAGFADVMQTCVLSSDSTCLSRISTATSYITNTLPGKLDTVYNAIHSKAPNARVVVVGYPRFYLLGQTCLGLSDTKRSAINNAADTLDGTIQSRVQAHGFVFGDVRSAFASHEICSGDSWLHSLNVLDVTESYHPTAAGQSGGYLPALTNAAG from the coding sequence ATGAGACGTTCCAGACTTGCCGGATTGGTTGCCCCGCTTCTCCTCGCCCTCGGCCTCGGCTTCACGCAGGCGGCGTCGGCGCAGGCGGCCAGCAACAGCGGTGGCTACGTGGCGCTGGGTGACTCCTACGCCTCCGGCGTCGGTGCCGGCAGCTACATCAGTTCCAGCGGTGACTGCGACCGCAGCACCAACGCCGCCGCGTACCTGTGGAACGCCGCGCACAAGCCCGCCTCGTTCGCCTTCAACGCCTGTTCGGGCGCGACGACCGACGATGTGCTGGCCAACCAGCTCGGTTCCCTCAACTCGTCCACCTCGCTGGTGTCCATCAGCATCGGCGGCAACGACGCCGGCTTCGCGGACGTCATGCAGACCTGCGTGCTGAGCTCCGACAGCACCTGTCTGTCCCGGATCTCCACCGCGACCTCGTACATCACCAACACGCTGCCCGGGAAGCTGGACACCGTCTACAACGCCATCCACTCCAAGGCGCCCAACGCCCGTGTGGTCGTGGTCGGTTACCCGCGCTTCTACCTGCTCGGCCAGACCTGCCTCGGCCTGTCCGACACCAAGCGGTCGGCCATCAACAACGCCGCCGACACCCTGGACGGCACCATCCAGTCCCGCGTCCAGGCCCATGGCTTCGTCTTCGGCGACGTCCGCTCCGCCTTCGCCAGCCACGAGATCTGCTCCGGCGACTCCTGGCTGCACAGCCTCAACGTCCTCGACGTCACCGAGTCCTACCACCCCACCGCCGCCGGTCAGTCGGGCGGCTACCTGCCGGCGCTCACCAACGCGGCCGGCTGA
- a CDS encoding DUF5925 domain-containing protein produces the protein MPANPHDALPIRLHVDDSDSPSDVVDALFLGRFATGEQPYSHAANIDRVRSGATLLPEGAQVLRVARDDDRSATLAEGDGWTLLVSRWNRGADVTVTATSPELAQRILDQATDGAADEPEPQPENVTMGFWYVSPRRGPHRTTRQISAGTWSEIRPNYTAPVAEAMDRLMKTTPEDIAGRLLLLHGPPGTGKTSALRTLARSWRDWCQVDCVLDPERLFSDVGYLMDIAIGEEDGTGKGRWRLLLLEDCDELIRGEARHTAGQALSRLLNLTDGLLGQGRNVLVGVTTNEDLERLHPAVVRPGRCLARIEVGPLTRDEAVNWLGTEEGVGREGATLAELFSLRRGTAPTSVPGARSGADAGLYL, from the coding sequence ATGCCTGCCAACCCCCACGACGCTCTGCCGATCCGGCTCCACGTCGACGATTCCGACTCGCCGTCCGACGTCGTCGACGCGCTGTTCCTCGGCCGTTTCGCGACGGGCGAGCAGCCGTACTCGCACGCGGCGAACATCGACCGCGTACGCTCCGGCGCGACCCTGCTGCCCGAGGGCGCCCAGGTGCTGCGGGTCGCCCGGGACGACGACCGCAGCGCCACCCTCGCCGAGGGCGACGGCTGGACCCTGCTGGTCTCCCGCTGGAACCGGGGCGCCGACGTCACCGTGACCGCGACCAGCCCCGAACTGGCCCAGCGCATCCTCGACCAGGCCACGGACGGCGCGGCGGACGAACCCGAACCCCAGCCGGAGAACGTGACCATGGGGTTCTGGTACGTCTCCCCGCGCCGCGGCCCGCACCGCACCACCCGGCAGATCTCCGCGGGCACGTGGTCCGAGATCCGGCCCAACTACACCGCGCCGGTGGCCGAGGCGATGGACCGGCTGATGAAGACCACCCCCGAGGACATCGCGGGCCGCCTCCTGCTGCTGCACGGCCCGCCCGGCACCGGCAAGACCTCAGCCCTGCGCACCCTGGCCCGCTCCTGGCGCGACTGGTGCCAGGTCGACTGCGTGCTCGACCCCGAGCGGCTCTTCTCCGACGTCGGCTATCTGATGGACATCGCGATCGGCGAGGAGGACGGCACGGGCAAGGGCCGCTGGCGGCTGCTGCTCCTGGAGGACTGCGACGAACTGATCCGCGGCGAGGCCCGGCACACCGCGGGCCAGGCACTGTCCCGGCTGCTGAACCTCACCGACGGCCTGCTCGGCCAGGGCCGCAACGTCCTGGTGGGCGTCACCACCAACGAGGACCTGGAGCGGCTGCACCCCGCCGTGGTCCGGCCGGGCCGCTGCCTGGCCCGTATCGAGGTCGGCCCGCTCACCCGCGACGAGGCGGTGAACTGGCTCGGCACCGAGGAGGGCGTCGGCCGGGAGGGCGCCACCCTGGCGGAGCTGTTCTCGCTGCGCCGGGGCACCGCACCGACCTCGGTGCCGGGCGCCCGCAGCGGCGCGGACGCGGGTCTGTACCTGTAG
- a CDS encoding DUF72 domain-containing protein: MTLFVGTSGWQYKDWRDLVYPAGVPARLWLEEYTRLFATVEINNAFYRLPSYDTFAAWRVRVPPDFVVAVKASRFLTHIKRLKDPEEPVHRLMTHAAGLGDRLGPVLLQLPPTLRADPDLLDACLARFPAGTRVAVEPRHDSWWTPRVREVLAARGAALCWADVLARPVTPLWRTADWGYVRFHQGRARPWPRYGRRSLETWADRIATAWPDGEDVYAYFNNDPGGAAVADAVAFGRTARRAGLPTTRTPQPAAHR; this comes from the coding sequence GTGACCCTGTTCGTCGGCACCTCGGGGTGGCAGTACAAGGACTGGCGGGACCTCGTCTATCCGGCCGGGGTCCCGGCGCGGCTGTGGCTGGAGGAGTACACCCGCCTCTTCGCGACGGTGGAGATCAACAACGCGTTCTACCGGCTGCCGTCGTACGACACCTTCGCCGCCTGGCGGGTGCGGGTGCCGCCGGACTTCGTGGTCGCGGTCAAGGCCAGCCGGTTCCTCACCCACATCAAGCGGCTGAAGGACCCCGAGGAGCCGGTGCACCGGCTGATGACCCACGCGGCGGGCCTCGGTGACCGCCTCGGCCCCGTCCTGCTCCAGCTCCCGCCGACCCTGCGGGCCGACCCGGACCTGCTGGACGCCTGTCTGGCCCGCTTCCCGGCCGGTACGAGGGTCGCGGTGGAGCCCCGCCACGACTCCTGGTGGACACCGCGGGTGCGCGAGGTGCTGGCCGCCCGGGGCGCCGCCCTGTGCTGGGCGGACGTCCTGGCCCGCCCGGTCACCCCGCTGTGGCGCACCGCCGACTGGGGCTACGTCCGCTTCCACCAGGGCCGCGCCCGCCCCTGGCCCCGCTACGGCCGGCGCTCCCTGGAGACCTGGGCCGACCGCATCGCCACGGCCTGGCCCGACGGCGAGGACGTGTACGCCTACTTCAACAACGACCCCGGCGGCGCGGCGGTGGCGGACGCGGTGGCCTTCGGACGGACGGCGAGAAGGGCGGGCCTGCCGACGACACGGACGCCGCAGCCGGCGGCACACCGGTAG
- a CDS encoding GntR family transcriptional regulator, translated as MSLKIRIDDSAPPYEQVRAQISEQARSGVLPVGYRLPTVRGLAESLGLAVNTVAKAYRALEGDGVIETRGRRGTYVAAAGSAAQREASLAAQAYADRAHRLGLGEDEALAAVRDALRAAYGD; from the coding sequence GTGAGCCTGAAGATCCGCATCGATGACAGCGCGCCTCCGTACGAGCAGGTGCGGGCGCAGATTTCCGAGCAGGCCCGGTCGGGGGTGCTGCCGGTGGGGTACCGGCTGCCGACCGTGCGGGGGCTGGCCGAGTCCCTGGGGCTCGCGGTGAACACGGTGGCGAAGGCGTACCGGGCGCTGGAGGGCGACGGGGTGATCGAGACACGGGGGCGCCGCGGCACGTACGTGGCCGCCGCCGGGTCGGCCGCGCAGCGCGAGGCGTCCCTGGCCGCGCAGGCCTACGCCGACCGGGCCCACCGGCTGGGGCTCGGGGAGGACGAGGCGCTGGCGGCGGTACGGGACGCGCTGCGGGCGGCGTACGGGGACTGA
- a CDS encoding GNAT family N-acetyltransferase, with translation MTVIVRDLRPEAPGDTEGFARVRRLALPYILFTPDSVRHNALHTHPDARYRPLVAEEDGEVTGTAQVLLAYDSDEPGQGLLNVYVRPDRAGRGAGGLLLRTAEEYLAAIGATKVYSWVLDEPGNRAFAERHGYRAGRSAHFLGLDLAGTALPPLPAAPPGVELRAAAEFADDPRPLFELDAETLRDEPGEIAYEYRDYEDWLARTWHHPLLDRELSMTACVDGRPVAFSVAFTDGDGRYCSAMTGTARAHRGRGLAKLAKLHSLHRARAAGVTEAFTGNDAGNDPMIAINKWLGYRIRATEVHYVRELS, from the coding sequence ATGACAGTGATCGTGCGTGACCTGCGTCCCGAGGCTCCCGGCGACACCGAGGGCTTCGCCCGGGTGCGCCGACTGGCCCTGCCGTACATCCTCTTCACCCCGGACTCGGTCCGGCACAACGCGCTGCACACCCATCCCGACGCCCGCTACCGCCCGCTGGTCGCGGAGGAGGACGGCGAGGTGACCGGCACGGCCCAGGTGCTGCTGGCGTACGACAGCGACGAGCCGGGCCAGGGCCTGCTGAACGTCTACGTCCGCCCGGACCGCGCGGGCCGCGGCGCGGGCGGGCTGCTGCTGCGCACGGCCGAGGAGTACCTCGCCGCGATCGGCGCGACCAAGGTGTACAGCTGGGTCCTCGACGAGCCGGGCAACCGCGCCTTCGCCGAACGGCACGGCTACCGCGCCGGCCGGTCCGCGCACTTCCTGGGCCTGGACCTGGCGGGCACCGCGCTCCCGCCGCTCCCGGCCGCACCGCCGGGCGTCGAGCTGCGCGCGGCCGCGGAGTTCGCGGACGATCCGCGCCCGCTGTTCGAACTGGACGCGGAGACGCTGCGGGACGAGCCGGGCGAGATCGCCTACGAGTACCGGGACTACGAGGACTGGCTCGCCCGGACCTGGCACCACCCCCTGCTGGACCGCGAGCTGAGCATGACGGCGTGCGTCGACGGCCGTCCGGTCGCCTTCAGCGTGGCGTTCACCGACGGCGACGGCCGCTACTGCAGCGCGATGACCGGCACCGCCCGCGCCCACCGCGGCCGGGGCCTGGCCAAGCTCGCCAAGCTGCACTCCCTGCACCGCGCCCGCGCCGCCGGCGTCACCGAGGCCTTCACGGGCAACGACGCCGGCAACGACCCCATGATCGCCATCAACAAGTGGCTCGGCTACCGGATCCGCGCCACGGAGGTCCACTATGTCCGCGAACTCTCCTGA
- a CDS encoding DUF402 domain-containing protein, giving the protein MSANSPETATELTIALVKGGRTKIRYPAGLLGDDGTRIVVRAPWAGSGVRDFGFVRFEPGDVFTEYYWRDRWYAVKEVRAEDGSVKGWYCDITRPAVRTGAELVVEDLDLDLWRSADGGDVRRLDEDEFAASGLAEADPRAARAAVAALDELERLAREGGFAELLA; this is encoded by the coding sequence ATGTCCGCGAACTCTCCTGAAACCGCCACCGAGTTGACGATCGCCCTGGTCAAGGGCGGCCGCACGAAGATCCGTTATCCGGCCGGGCTGCTCGGGGACGACGGCACCCGGATCGTGGTCCGGGCGCCCTGGGCGGGCTCCGGCGTCCGCGACTTCGGCTTCGTCCGATTCGAGCCGGGCGATGTGTTCACCGAGTACTACTGGCGCGACCGGTGGTACGCGGTGAAGGAGGTGCGCGCCGAGGACGGCTCCGTCAAGGGCTGGTACTGCGACATCACCCGGCCCGCGGTGCGCACCGGCGCGGAGCTGGTGGTGGAGGACCTGGACCTGGACCTGTGGCGCTCGGCGGACGGCGGGGACGTACGGCGGCTGGACGAGGACGAGTTCGCGGCGAGCGGGCTGGCCGAGGCGGACCCGCGGGCGGCGCGGGCGGCCGTGGCCGCCCTCGACGAACTGGAGCGCCTGGCCCGCGAGGGCGGCTTCGCGGAACTGCTGGCCTGA